A window from Candidatus Nitrospira neomarina encodes these proteins:
- a CDS encoding PASTA domain-containing protein: MGSTQGAAESAITGAGLTVGSITTANHASVPSGRVISQAPEAGTSVAAGSAVNLVVSTGPAPVTVPNVVGSTQGAAESAITGAGLTVGSITTANDGSVPSGRVISQAPGAGARVAAGSAVDLVVSTGPAPVTVPNVVGSPQAAAQTAVTKAGLKVGTITESSHASVASGRVISQTPGAGTRVAAGSAVNLVVSTGPAPVTVPNVVGSPQAAAQTAVTKAGLKVGTITESSHASVASGRVISQTPGAGTRVAAGSAVNLVVSTGPAPVTVPNVVGSPQAAAQTAVTKAGLKVGTITESSHASVASGRVISQTPGAGARVAAGSAVNLVVSTGPAPVTVPNVVGSPQAAAQTAVTKAGLKVGTITESSHASVASGRVISQTPGAGTRVAAGSAVNLVVSTGPAPVTVPNVVGSPQAAAQTAVTKAGLKVGTITESSHASVASGRVISQTPGAGTRVAAGSAVNLVVSTGPAPVTVPNVVGSPQAAAQTAVTKAGLKVGTITESSHASVASGRVISQTPGAGTRVAAGSAVNLVVSTGPAVPNVVGLTQAAAQTAITRAGLKLGTVTSTNSQTVSIGRVISQTPQPGSKVAAGSAVNLVVSLGTAVPNVEGLTQAAAQTAITRAGLKLGTVASTNSQTVSIGRVISQAPSAGENVAAGSAVDLVVSLGAAVPNVVGLSQINAQKALAAAGLTGGMVTSTISATVPVGDVISQKPGAGTNVDPGSSVALVISSGPPVFLMGVQNDPRTGPLVNSLYRLRTDGVVSKIGDLTHRTHGLAYVGTTLYSLEELSLSPQPGASPNLHRLNPESGASLARIPLSLSTGESLEGGRGLATEPGTNLLWGLLVVTSEVNSARRLVTINPTTGLATQKTKLFGNFMDLAFDASGTLYAITDNRSAPGGAKVFPARIYTVNKSTGATTEFLDVSAGAVAGQPNFRESETIGMGSSSDLLYHLSGQHKVTPGFTKNILFETIHRTTKARTAMALTGPDFFVTTALTMVPPTSPPALGDLDASGTADLIWRNQSDGSTAIWLMNGTTIAASGFPGGVPRDWQIAGVGDVDGDGKADVIWRNSTGTVAVWLMNGVAVTAVGFPGSTSAAFEIAGVGDVNGDGKADLVWRNITDGSTAIWLMNGATIVASGFPGGVPLAWHIEGVGDVNGDGRADVIWRNGTTGGVAVWLMNGLSVTDVGFVGVAPIAFDMAGAGDVNGDGKADLIWRNQNNGSTAIWLMNGTAITTAGFPGGVPVAWKISQVGDVNGDGNADVIWRNEKSAIVAVWLMNGLSISTVGFPGSAPSDWEIQ; the protein is encoded by the coding sequence GTGGGGAGTACGCAAGGGGCGGCGGAGTCGGCCATTACGGGGGCGGGCTTGACGGTGGGGTCCATCACGACCGCCAACCATGCCTCGGTGCCGTCGGGGCGGGTCATCAGCCAAGCGCCGGAAGCCGGGACAAGTGTGGCGGCGGGCAGTGCGGTGAACCTGGTGGTGTCGACGGGGCCGGCGCCGGTGACGGTGCCGAATGTGGTGGGGAGTACGCAAGGGGCGGCGGAATCGGCCATTACGGGGGCGGGCTTGACGGTGGGGTCCATCACGACCGCTAACGATGGGTCGGTGCCGTCGGGGCGGGTCATCAGTCAAGCGCCGGGGGCGGGAGCGCGTGTGGCGGCGGGCAGTGCGGTGGACCTGGTGGTGTCGACAGGCCCGGCGCCGGTCACAGTGCCGAATGTGGTGGGGAGCCCGCAGGCGGCGGCGCAGACCGCGGTCACCAAGGCGGGGTTAAAGGTCGGGACCATCACGGAGAGCAGCCATGCGTCGGTGGCCTCGGGGCGGGTCATCAGCCAAACGCCGGGGGCCGGGACGCGTGTGGCGGCGGGCAGTGCGGTGAACCTGGTGGTGTCGACGGGCCCGGCGCCGGTCACAGTGCCGAATGTGGTGGGGAGCCCGCAGGCGGCGGCGCAGACCGCGGTCACCAAGGCGGGGTTAAAGGTCGGGACCATCACGGAGAGCAGCCATGCGTCGGTGGCCTCGGGGCGGGTCATCAGCCAAACGCCGGGGGCCGGGACGCGTGTGGCGGCAGGCAGTGCGGTGAACCTGGTGGTGTCGACGGGCCCGGCGCCGGTCACAGTGCCGAATGTGGTGGGGAGCCCGCAGGCGGCGGCGCAGACGGCGGTCACCAAGGCGGGGTTAAAGGTCGGGACCATCACGGAGAGCAGCCATGCGTCGGTGGCCTCGGGGCGGGTCATCAGCCAAACGCCGGGGGCGGGAGCGCGTGTGGCGGCGGGCAGTGCCGTGAACCTGGTGGTGTCGACAGGCCCGGCGCCGGTCACAGTGCCGAATGTGGTGGGGAGCCCGCAGGCGGCGGCGCAGACCGCGGTCACCAAGGCGGGGTTAAAGGTCGGGACCATCACGGAGAGCAGCCATGCGTCGGTGGCCTCGGGGCGGGTCATCAGCCAAACGCCGGGGGCCGGGACGCGTGTGGCGGCGGGCAGTGCGGTGAACCTGGTGGTGTCGACGGGCCCGGCGCCGGTCACAGTGCCGAATGTGGTGGGGAGCCCGCAGGCGGCGGCGCAGACCGCGGTCACCAAGGCGGGGTTAAAGGTCGGGACCATCACGGAGAGCAGCCATGCGTCGGTGGCCTCGGGGCGGGTCATCAGCCAAACGCCGGGGGCCGGGACGCGTGTGGCGGCGGGCAGTGCGGTGAACCTGGTGGTGTCGACGGGCCCGGCGCCGGTCACAGTGCCGAATGTGGTGGGGAGCCCGCAGGCGGCGGCGCAGACCGCGGTCACCAAGGCGGGGTTGAAGGTCGGGACCATCACGGAGAGCAGCCATGCGTCGGTGGCCTCGGGGCGGGTCATCAGTCAAACGCCGGGGGCCGGGACGCGTGTGGCGGCGGGCAGTGCGGTGAACCTGGTGGTGTCGACGGGCCCGGCGGTGCCGAATGTCGTAGGCCTAACCCAGGCCGCGGCACAAACTGCGATTACCAGGGCAGGCTTGAAGTTGGGCACGGTGACCTCAACCAACAGTCAGACAGTCTCCATTGGCAGAGTTATCAGTCAAACTCCCCAGCCAGGAAGCAAGGTGGCGGCAGGCAGTGCGGTGAACCTTGTCGTATCCCTCGGAACCGCCGTCCCGAATGTGGAGGGCTTGACGCAGGCCGCGGCGCAAACTGCAATTACCAGGGCAGGCTTGAAGTTGGGTACGGTGGCCTCAACCAACAGTCAGACAGTCTCCATTGGCAGAGTTATCAGTCAAGCCCCGTCAGCCGGAGAAAATGTGGCCGCGGGCAGTGCAGTGGACCTGGTCGTATCCCTTGGAGCCGCAGTGCCGAATGTGGTGGGCTTGTCGCAGATCAATGCTCAAAAGGCCTTGGCCGCGGCCGGCCTGACAGGGGGGATGGTGACGTCGACCATTAGTGCCACGGTGCCGGTTGGCGACGTCATTAGTCAAAAGCCTGGCGCAGGAACCAATGTGGATCCGGGCAGTTCGGTAGCCCTAGTTATTTCGTCAGGACCACCGGTTTTTTTAATGGGGGTGCAAAATGATCCCAGGACCGGTCCCCTGGTGAATAGTCTCTATCGCCTTCGCACCGATGGGGTCGTAAGCAAAATTGGGGATCTGACGCATCGCACGCATGGCCTGGCCTATGTCGGAACCACGTTGTATTCCCTCGAGGAGCTGTCTCTTTCTCCGCAACCTGGTGCTTCCCCGAATTTGCATCGACTGAATCCGGAAAGCGGGGCCTCGCTGGCCAGGATTCCCTTGTCGTTATCGACGGGCGAATCGTTAGAAGGCGGGCGAGGGTTGGCCACGGAACCCGGGACAAATCTGCTCTGGGGGTTGCTTGTGGTGACGTCCGAAGTCAACAGTGCCCGGCGGTTAGTCACGATTAATCCGACGACGGGATTGGCGACCCAAAAGACCAAACTGTTTGGAAACTTTATGGACCTGGCCTTTGATGCATCCGGGACGCTGTATGCGATCACGGACAACCGATCGGCACCTGGGGGGGCGAAGGTGTTTCCGGCCAGGATTTATACGGTGAACAAGTCGACAGGAGCTACGACGGAATTTCTGGATGTCTCGGCGGGTGCCGTGGCGGGGCAACCGAATTTTCGAGAAAGTGAAACGATTGGGATGGGGTCTTCTTCTGACCTATTGTATCACCTCTCCGGTCAGCATAAGGTAACCCCAGGGTTTACCAAGAATATCCTGTTTGAAACGATTCATCGGACGACAAAAGCCAGAACGGCGATGGCCCTCACAGGCCCGGATTTTTTTGTGACGACGGCCTTGACCATGGTACCACCTACGAGTCCTCCGGCATTGGGAGATCTGGATGCGTCGGGCACGGCTGATCTCATCTGGCGCAACCAGAGTGATGGTAGTACTGCGATCTGGTTGATGAACGGAACGACAATCGCCGCCTCCGGTTTTCCGGGCGGGGTGCCGAGGGATTGGCAGATCGCGGGCGTAGGCGATGTGGACGGCGATGGCAAGGCGGATGTCATCTGGCGCAATTCCACCGGCACGGTGGCCGTATGGCTAATGAACGGGGTGGCGGTGACGGCCGTAGGCTTTCCGGGAAGCACGTCGGCGGCGTTTGAAATTGCAGGCGTGGGCGATGTGAACGGTGATGGCAAAGCCGACCTGGTCTGGCGTAACATCACTGATGGCAGCACCGCAATTTGGTTGATGAACGGGGCCACCATTGTCGCCTCCGGCTTTCCGGGCGGAGTGCCTCTTGCCTGGCACATCGAGGGCGTGGGCGATGTCAATGGGGATGGTAGAGCAGATGTCATTTGGCGCAATGGCACTACTGGGGGAGTGGCCGTATGGCTGATGAACGGATTATCGGTGACCGACGTCGGTTTTGTCGGCGTGGCACCAATCGCTTTTGATATGGCGGGTGCTGGCGATGTGAACGGCGATGGCAAGGCGGACTTGATCTGGCGCAATCAAAATAATGGCAGTACCGCAATTTGGTTAATGAATGGGACGGCCATTACTACGGCCGGCTTTCCAGGGGGCGTGCCCGTCGCGTGGAAAATTTCTC
- a CDS encoding DUF3386 family protein — MEKNTEAKPTTEVQDDPKARELLQAAFAKTARWQPDFKGFQADLRINVNGKETKGTVTVKGPRDVTVVIDDTELQTWAQNQIGMIAVHRGPRTFEESDGKHTLTLGGEEQHPLGQRITIHGDGMGSWYRVKDNRITQINRNMPQAAFTINVEDSAVTQDQHYLTTRYTVYYFSPKDRSLKNVDSFSDTHIRIGNSDLPATRRIISYENGEIVVRSLTFENHKMLS; from the coding sequence ATGGAAAAGAATACAGAAGCAAAACCCACCACCGAGGTCCAGGATGATCCAAAAGCCCGCGAGCTATTACAAGCCGCCTTTGCCAAAACCGCCCGGTGGCAACCAGACTTCAAAGGCTTTCAGGCCGACCTCCGCATTAATGTGAACGGAAAAGAAACAAAAGGGACCGTGACCGTAAAAGGGCCGCGGGATGTGACGGTGGTCATCGATGATACGGAATTACAAACGTGGGCCCAAAACCAGATTGGAATGATTGCCGTGCATCGAGGGCCCAGAACGTTTGAGGAATCAGACGGGAAACACACCCTGACTTTAGGGGGAGAAGAACAGCATCCTTTAGGTCAACGGATTACCATTCATGGAGATGGAATGGGTTCCTGGTACCGGGTGAAAGACAACCGCATTACCCAAATCAATCGAAACATGCCACAGGCGGCTTTTACCATCAACGTGGAAGATAGTGCAGTCACCCAAGACCAACATTATCTCACCACTCGATATACGGTCTATTATTTTTCTCCAAAAGACCGGTCACTGAAGAATGTCGACAGTTTTTCAGATACACATATCAGGATAGGCAACTCAGATCTTCCGGCGACCCGAAGGATTATTTCTTATGAAAACGGGGAAATCGTCGTGCGATCCCTCACGTTTGAAAATCACAAAATGCTGTCATAA
- a CDS encoding TPM domain-containing protein: MTRSTGWFVGPLILVFVLAFSALSMGMTPQEQNLPTPLGYVSDYAHLLDEEWHKQIRSVCKDLESSSGVEMLVVTLPSISPLSHAQEYASRLYESWRIGTAQQERGILLLVAVKERQAVVVVGKNLLSVVTPQQLDEISLKHLRPMFRSGEYGINIYRSAVSLSTLAARATIQKEKPKPQRSAAFWMNIAVVVLMFYALWRFTRPERRHPFPRWKNGEYWGTGQGGFGGNFGGFGGGTGGQGLR; encoded by the coding sequence ATGACGAGGTCTACCGGATGGTTTGTCGGTCCGTTGATTCTGGTGTTTGTGCTGGCTTTCTCTGCACTCTCGATGGGGATGACTCCACAGGAACAAAACCTTCCAACCCCGCTGGGGTATGTGAGTGATTATGCCCACCTGCTCGATGAGGAATGGCACAAACAAATTCGATCCGTGTGCAAAGATCTTGAATCCTCGTCCGGTGTTGAAATGCTGGTGGTGACTCTTCCGAGTATCAGCCCCCTTTCCCATGCCCAGGAGTATGCCTCCCGCCTCTATGAATCCTGGCGGATCGGGACGGCGCAACAGGAGCGTGGCATCCTGTTACTGGTGGCTGTCAAAGAACGGCAAGCGGTGGTGGTCGTCGGGAAGAACCTGTTGTCGGTCGTGACTCCCCAACAGTTGGATGAGATTTCTCTCAAGCATTTGCGTCCGATGTTCCGGTCTGGAGAGTATGGGATCAATATCTACCGGTCTGCCGTATCACTTTCCACACTGGCTGCCAGGGCTACGATTCAGAAGGAGAAACCCAAGCCTCAGCGATCGGCCGCTTTTTGGATGAATATCGCGGTGGTGGTGCTGATGTTTTACGCGCTATGGCGGTTCACCCGCCCAGAACGGCGTCATCCGTTTCCCCGCTGGAAAAATGGAGAATATTGGGGAACGGGGCAGGGGGGATTTGGAGGAAACTTTGGCGGATTTGGCGGAGGAACGGGAGGCCAGGGCTTACGGTGA
- a CDS encoding NAD(P)/FAD-dependent oxidoreductase — MDLQTQVLIIGAGGGGAVLGLLLARKGIANIVLEQAAGPPQGLRGEILQPNGQEILQRLGLLEQLPVHAYKPVRFFHFRRSGGTRLCTIDYAMLPPPFNRALVMWPHVVHHTILDALKRENPEGLRYGACFRSLLRNGKGITGVKAEIGGSEVTIGAQVVVGADGPFSEVRGALGIPTALHRYLDSYLVAMLESPTSLEEAQYYVGKKSILGIFPAAGHKVYAFYMVSSDSLNQVKADGVPALRNKWKTIAPELATVFDSFQDWNQTAYMGTGRVRAKTWVQDGAVVMGDAAHGMNPHASQGRMQAMVDAVTLAEVLDDCHRTGNWSASNLKAFETQRRPQVTMLQRLADEEVFFWNTGNPLLGMLRDRVFSTMDKNRRLQYQVLTATAGLRTTSPFGWMDRFQAAGLLPDPRAHQIPDHARSA; from the coding sequence ATGGATCTACAGACACAGGTTCTGATCATAGGCGCCGGTGGCGGGGGAGCGGTCCTGGGACTTCTCTTAGCCCGAAAAGGGATTGCCAATATCGTTCTGGAACAAGCTGCAGGGCCCCCCCAGGGCTTGCGGGGAGAAATACTTCAACCCAATGGACAGGAAATTCTTCAGCGGCTTGGTTTATTAGAGCAGTTGCCGGTTCATGCCTATAAACCGGTCAGATTCTTTCATTTCCGTCGAAGTGGAGGAACGCGACTCTGTACCATTGACTATGCGATGTTGCCCCCGCCATTCAATCGGGCTTTGGTGATGTGGCCTCATGTCGTGCATCACACCATTCTGGACGCTCTGAAGCGGGAGAATCCGGAGGGACTTCGGTATGGGGCATGCTTTCGTTCTCTGCTCCGGAACGGCAAAGGTATTACAGGCGTCAAGGCGGAGATTGGGGGCAGCGAAGTTACGATTGGGGCTCAGGTGGTGGTTGGCGCAGACGGACCGTTTTCGGAGGTTCGAGGAGCACTTGGCATTCCCACCGCGCTTCATCGGTATCTCGACAGTTATCTTGTGGCCATGTTGGAATCACCAACATCCTTAGAGGAGGCGCAGTATTATGTGGGGAAAAAATCTATTCTGGGAATATTCCCCGCTGCCGGTCACAAGGTCTATGCCTTTTATATGGTTTCGTCGGATTCCCTGAATCAGGTCAAGGCCGATGGGGTACCGGCCCTTCGGAATAAATGGAAAACGATCGCGCCGGAACTTGCCACGGTCTTTGACTCCTTCCAGGATTGGAATCAGACGGCCTATATGGGAACCGGAAGGGTCCGGGCGAAAACCTGGGTTCAGGATGGGGCGGTGGTGATGGGTGATGCCGCCCATGGGATGAATCCGCATGCCTCCCAGGGACGGATGCAAGCGATGGTGGACGCGGTCACCCTCGCGGAGGTTCTTGATGATTGTCATCGCACGGGAAATTGGTCGGCATCCAATCTTAAGGCATTTGAAACTCAACGGCGTCCCCAGGTCACCATGCTGCAACGTCTGGCTGATGAAGAGGTCTTTTTCTGGAATACCGGAAATCCTCTTCTGGGAATGTTGCGAGACCGCGTCTTCTCAACGATGGATAAAAATCGGCGTTTGCAATATCAAGTGTTGACCGCCACAGCCGGGCTGCGAACCACCTCACCCTTTGGTTGGATGGATCGGTTTCAAGCTGCGGGCTTGTTACCGGATCCCCGGGCCCATCAGATTCCCGATCATGCACGGTCTGCGTAA
- a CDS encoding HD domain-containing phosphohydrolase, producing METTGTEPSVPQANILIVEDEEGPREALKVILSPYFNLFTVDRAEIAHQILKTHPIDLVTLDLKLPDLSGNDLLSQIRKDGKDVDVIIITGYGTLQSAIEAIRHGVAAYILKPFNVSELLDTINKTLERRRRYSSLQAALQAFGNLWASGIDVESALANIQTLLAAKHPELGQHGSRVNFYAALLIEHLQLTPEEQAAIQLGAYLHDIGKIGLHDHLIAGMHPPTEQDQELLKCHPTIGGKMMKGLPFHPCVEQIIRHHHEKYDGSGYPEGLIGEHIPLSARIVGLANIFDHFVTGYGPQTAMPVPEAREKIRQEAGKSVDPKLADLFAKVVW from the coding sequence ATGGAAACTACTGGTACCGAACCCTCTGTCCCTCAAGCGAATATTTTAATTGTGGAGGACGAGGAAGGCCCGCGCGAGGCGTTAAAGGTCATTCTTTCCCCCTATTTCAATCTCTTTACGGTTGATCGGGCCGAAATCGCGCATCAAATCCTGAAAACCCACCCCATTGATCTCGTCACCCTCGATTTAAAACTCCCTGATCTGTCGGGAAACGACCTCCTTTCCCAGATTCGAAAAGACGGGAAGGATGTCGATGTCATCATCATCACCGGATATGGCACACTTCAATCGGCCATTGAAGCCATCCGCCACGGAGTGGCCGCCTATATCCTCAAACCGTTCAATGTGTCCGAGTTGCTCGACACCATCAATAAAACACTCGAACGCCGCCGCCGATATTCCTCCCTGCAAGCGGCGCTTCAGGCATTTGGAAACCTTTGGGCGTCCGGGATCGATGTCGAATCCGCCCTGGCCAATATTCAAACCCTCCTGGCCGCCAAACATCCTGAGCTGGGTCAACATGGCAGCCGGGTAAATTTTTATGCGGCTCTGCTCATTGAACATCTCCAGTTAACCCCGGAGGAGCAGGCGGCCATACAACTCGGGGCCTATCTCCATGACATCGGGAAAATCGGTCTTCATGATCACCTCATTGCCGGGATGCATCCCCCGACGGAACAAGACCAGGAACTTCTCAAATGCCATCCCACGATCGGAGGGAAAATGATGAAGGGTCTCCCATTTCATCCCTGCGTCGAACAGATCATCCGCCATCACCATGAAAAATATGACGGGTCCGGATATCCGGAGGGATTAATCGGTGAACACATTCCCTTATCGGCACGCATCGTCGGCCTGGCCAATATTTTCGACCATTTCGTGACCGGCTATGGGCCACAAACGGCGATGCCCGTACCGGAAGCCCGGGAAAAAATTCGTCAGGAAGCGGGGAAAAGCGTCGATCCGAAACTGGCTGATTTGTTTGCGAAAGTCGTCTGGTAA
- a CDS encoding PAS domain S-box protein, whose amino-acid sequence MTKNRQKTSKTISPVQSVEKWEQAFDALTDHVMILDSSGTIVWTNRAIRDQVQPQIGPLVGHHYRTPYYGTTIPKNPPPWETVLAGALSAVVETQFPTMPGDFLVSCYPLFDSHGIQWGAISVVKDITERKRIDEALRKIAQSDPAPGSMAFLRFLVRDLCQALNVPYAILAELESPARPRTHTVAIWSNGTFGENMPWTPPPAIFEQLLKVKGCHGDNLESSLFPPDSPLGSWSIISYLGTALRGQTGQIIGILLVFSPMAIRNIHVAQSIIQLFAARAAGELQRKKAEDALRDSEQRYRAIVEHAYDLIIETTATGECQYVTPNCHKVLGYEASDILGKNFFDFIHPEERGPLSESFHSHLKALQEIDMVCRLQTKQSEWRWFESHIHPFRTSIGTVVGVIVTRDITEWKRLEDERLRATKLESVGLLAGGIAHDFNNILTSVFANIGLAKMVTAKQSPPQGEKVIERLEAAEKACLRARDLTKQLLTFAKGGAPVKSTTSVASIITDTVQFALRGSAVRCTTHLPDDLWAIEVDEGQISQVIQNLVINSDQAMPDGGTISVVANNCLVIPQTVLPLKPGKYVCVSVADQGIGIPDDHLQKIFDPYFTTKQKGSGLGLATTYSIMKRHGGHVAVTSSLGNGTCFTLYLPASTSLSAKKDDTPESLVQGTGKILVMDDEEDIQDVLGKMLEHLGFEVDFADDGIKAVALYTQAVQDGHPYLATILDLTIPGGMGGKETLRLIKDHDPDAKVIVSSGYSNDPVMAHAGQFGFSGFIAKPYNLLDLSKVLTQII is encoded by the coding sequence ATGACTAAGAACCGTCAAAAGACTTCAAAAACAATCAGCCCTGTGCAGTCCGTCGAGAAATGGGAGCAGGCGTTTGATGCCCTGACGGATCATGTCATGATCCTTGACAGCTCAGGGACGATTGTCTGGACCAATCGAGCCATTCGCGACCAGGTCCAACCGCAAATCGGCCCATTAGTCGGACATCATTACCGTACGCCCTACTATGGAACGACCATTCCTAAAAATCCTCCGCCGTGGGAAACGGTGTTAGCAGGGGCATTGTCTGCGGTGGTGGAAACACAGTTCCCGACGATGCCGGGAGATTTCCTCGTCTCCTGCTATCCCCTCTTCGACTCGCACGGCATTCAATGGGGTGCCATCTCGGTTGTCAAAGATATTACCGAACGCAAACGCATTGATGAAGCGTTACGGAAAATTGCCCAAAGCGACCCGGCTCCCGGCAGCATGGCGTTTCTGCGGTTTTTGGTAAGAGATCTCTGTCAGGCCTTGAATGTGCCCTATGCCATATTAGCGGAATTGGAATCTCCGGCCCGGCCGCGGACCCACACGGTCGCCATTTGGTCCAATGGGACTTTCGGGGAAAATATGCCGTGGACCCCTCCTCCCGCGATTTTTGAGCAACTGCTGAAAGTCAAAGGATGCCATGGAGACAATTTGGAATCCTCGCTCTTTCCTCCGGACTCCCCGCTCGGCTCATGGTCGATCATCAGTTATTTGGGAACGGCCCTCCGTGGCCAGACAGGACAAATTATCGGGATCCTGCTTGTCTTCAGCCCAATGGCCATCCGCAACATCCATGTGGCCCAATCCATCATTCAACTGTTTGCGGCCAGGGCGGCCGGTGAACTTCAACGTAAAAAGGCCGAAGATGCCTTGCGGGATAGTGAGCAGCGCTACCGGGCCATCGTCGAACATGCCTATGATTTAATCATCGAAACCACCGCGACGGGTGAATGTCAGTACGTCACCCCGAATTGTCATAAAGTCCTGGGCTATGAGGCATCCGACATACTGGGGAAAAATTTCTTTGACTTTATCCATCCCGAAGAACGGGGGCCGTTATCCGAGTCGTTTCATTCTCATCTCAAGGCACTGCAGGAAATTGATATGGTGTGCCGCCTGCAAACGAAACAATCCGAATGGCGATGGTTTGAAAGTCACATCCACCCCTTCCGGACCAGCATCGGGACAGTCGTGGGAGTCATTGTGACACGGGACATCACCGAATGGAAACGCCTGGAAGATGAACGACTCCGGGCCACCAAACTTGAGTCGGTTGGCTTACTGGCCGGCGGCATTGCGCATGATTTCAATAATATTCTCACGTCGGTATTTGCCAATATCGGACTGGCCAAAATGGTGACCGCCAAACAGTCGCCGCCTCAGGGAGAAAAAGTCATTGAACGACTGGAAGCGGCGGAAAAAGCCTGTTTGCGAGCGCGGGATCTCACCAAGCAACTGCTGACCTTTGCGAAAGGCGGCGCCCCGGTCAAAAGCACAACCTCGGTGGCCTCCATTATTACCGACACGGTGCAATTCGCCCTGCGAGGTTCGGCTGTCCGGTGCACAACGCATCTCCCGGATGACCTCTGGGCGATCGAAGTCGATGAAGGCCAAATCAGTCAGGTGATACAAAATCTTGTGATTAACAGCGATCAGGCCATGCCGGATGGAGGCACCATCAGCGTCGTCGCAAACAATTGTCTGGTCATCCCTCAGACCGTGCTGCCCCTGAAACCCGGCAAGTATGTGTGTGTGTCTGTCGCGGACCAGGGCATCGGCATCCCGGACGATCATCTTCAAAAAATCTTTGATCCCTACTTTACGACCAAACAAAAAGGGAGCGGACTGGGCCTGGCCACGACCTATTCGATCATGAAACGCCATGGAGGGCACGTGGCCGTCACCTCTTCACTCGGCAACGGCACATGCTTCACCCTCTATCTCCCCGCCTCAACCTCCCTGTCCGCCAAAAAGGATGACACTCCGGAAAGTCTCGTGCAAGGCACGGGAAAGATTTTAGTCATGGATGATGAAGAAGACATCCAGGATGTCTTAGGAAAAATGCTCGAGCATCTCGGATTCGAGGTGGACTTTGCCGACGATGGAATCAAAGCCGTGGCGCTCTATACCCAAGCCGTTCAGGACGGCCACCCGTATCTGGCCACCATCCTTGATCTCACGATACCCGGAGGAATGGGAGGCAAGGAGACGTTGCGCCTCATCAAAGACCATGATCCTGATGCGAAGGTCATCGTCTCCAGCGGGTATTCCAACGACCCGGTCATGGCCCATGCCGGCCAATTCGGATTCTCAGGCTTTATTGCCAAGCCGTATAATCTCCTCGATCTCTCTAAAGTCTTAACCCAGATCATTTGA
- the mtnA gene encoding S-methyl-5-thioribose-1-phosphate isomerase, giving the protein MIPTVEWKNNHVVILDQRALPGDVRFLECAGYEEVAESIRNLSVRGAPAIGVTAALGIALGARQYVDTHSEGFSAHMETVCRTLAATRPTAVNLFWAVDRMTRVMTDISSSSIHDIQKRLQEEALAILEEDLRVNRAIGRFGAAIIRDGDHILTHCNAGALATAGYGTALGVVRAAWEQGKQIRVFADETRPVLQGARLTAWELQQDGIPVTVITDNAAGALMRQGRIHCCVVGADRIAANGDVANKIGTYAVAVLAHAHGIPFYVAAPSSTIDMETADGNGIPIEERSPSEVTSLHSGRMIAPQGVEVWNPAFDVTPSDLIAGIITERGILAPQALAQHFSSPSS; this is encoded by the coding sequence ATGATCCCCACAGTTGAATGGAAAAATAATCATGTTGTGATTCTGGATCAACGTGCGCTCCCGGGAGACGTGCGGTTTCTTGAGTGTGCGGGATATGAGGAGGTGGCTGAATCCATTCGGAATTTAAGCGTCCGCGGCGCGCCCGCCATCGGGGTGACGGCGGCTTTAGGTATCGCCCTTGGCGCCAGGCAATATGTGGACACTCACTCTGAGGGATTTTCCGCCCATATGGAAACCGTGTGCCGCACGCTGGCCGCGACCCGTCCAACCGCCGTGAATTTATTCTGGGCCGTTGACCGGATGACACGCGTGATGACGGATATCTCCTCGTCATCGATTCACGATATCCAGAAACGATTACAGGAAGAAGCCCTGGCGATTTTGGAGGAGGATCTTCGGGTTAACCGGGCCATTGGCAGGTTTGGCGCCGCGATCATTCGTGATGGAGACCATATTCTCACGCATTGTAATGCCGGAGCCTTAGCGACGGCCGGATATGGGACGGCATTAGGCGTGGTCCGGGCAGCCTGGGAGCAGGGCAAACAGATTCGGGTCTTTGCCGATGAGACCCGCCCGGTCCTTCAGGGCGCACGTCTGACGGCCTGGGAACTTCAGCAGGATGGTATTCCGGTGACGGTGATTACGGATAATGCGGCCGGGGCCCTGATGCGCCAGGGCCGAATTCACTGTTGCGTCGTGGGGGCTGACCGGATTGCCGCCAATGGTGATGTCGCCAATAAGATCGGCACGTATGCTGTGGCGGTCTTAGCGCATGCCCATGGCATCCCGTTTTATGTGGCCGCACCTTCCTCGACGATTGATATGGAGACGGCGGATGGGAACGGCATTCCTATTGAAGAGCGGAGCCCGTCAGAAGTGACCTCTCTGCATAGTGGTCGGATGATTGCTCCTCAAGGTGTGGAAGTCTGGAATCCGGCGTTTGACGTGACCCCGTCCGATCTGATTGCGGGCATTATTACGGAACGTGGGATTTTGGCCCCGCAAGCCTTAGCCCAACATTTTTCGTCGCCATCTTCCTGA